A region of the Gemmobacter fulvus genome:
CGTGGTGCCCGAGATGTTGCGCGTGCCGCCCGACCCGGCGCCGGTGGCGTCCAGCGCCTCGTGCATTGCCGCCAGAACCTCGGGGTGCTGGCCCATGCCCAGATAGTCATTGCCGCACCAGACGGTGATCGGCTTTTCCGTGCCATCCGCCTTGCGCCAGATCGCATGGGGGAAATGGCCCTTGCGCCGTTCGATGTCGATGAAGGTGCGATAGCGCCCCTCGTCATGCAGACGGGAAATCGCGCTGTCGAGCGCCGCATCATAATCGAATTCGTGGCTCATGTCCGTCTCCCTGGCGCGCGGCAAGATCCGCGCTCTGCTGGGCCTGTCTCTAGGCTGCCTGAATTTTCAGCGCCTTGATATTGGTCAAATCCTGCATCGCAAAGAGGGCATTTTGCCACCCCTGCCGTCAATTCCGACTTTTGGCCCGTTTAATCGGCAATCACCACCGTGCAATCGCCCGCCTTGGCCTTGTCTTCACAGGCTTTTACCGCCGCATCGCCAGCCGCGTCACCCTTGGCGAGGCCGAAAAGCCCGGTCGAGGCCGAAATCGCCAATGCCCCCGGTGCGGCATAATGCGCCTTTAGCGCCGCCGTGGCATCCGCCGAAAGTTGCAGGTCGCGGGCTTCCCAGCCTTCGGGGCGGATCAGCGCCACCACCTGACAGGCCACAGCGCCCTTGCGTTTGGCCTCGCAGCCCTTCAGCGCCGCCGCCTGCGCCGCATCGGTATCGTGATAGTTCACTGAAGCGACCGTCGCCTCGACCATCAGCCCCTCGGCGGGTGAAATCGCAATCGCCCCGTAATAGGGCTGTCCGGTGCCCACGAGGGTCAGGGCGGCGGTATCCTGCGCGCTCAGCCCCTCTTGCGACTGCATTTCCACGGCGGATCCCTCTGCCGGATACATCAGCTTTGCCGCCGCCTTGCCGGTCAGCGATTCCGCCGCTGCGGCCCCGGCCAATGTCAGACAGCACAGCCCCGCGAGGGCAGGCGCACCAAACCACATCATCGCAACATCTCCCTTGCACTTGGCCCCTTTTACCCTGTCCCGGTGGCTCTGGACAGGGGGGCAGAGCCTGCTAGGGTCCGGCGCAACGTCACGAAAAGGAGAAGACCCATGCCGCATGATCCACAGGCGCCCGACGCCGTGCTGGCGCGCATCGACGCCATGCTGCCCGCCGCACTGGACCGGCTGATGGACCTGCTGCGCATTCCGTCCATTTCCACCGACCCGGCCTTCAAGGCCGACTGTGACCGCGCCGCCGACTGGCTGGTGGCCGATCTGCAAAGCCTGGGCTTCGACGCCGCCAAACGGCCCACCCCCGGTCATCCGATGGTGGTGGCGCATGGCGACGGCCCCGCCGATGCCAGCGGCCCGCATCTGCTGTTCTATGGTCATTACGACGTGCAGCCGGTGGATCCGCTGTCGCTGTGGGACCGCGATCCGTTCGACCCGGCCCTTGAAAATACGCCCAAGGGTCAGGTGATCCGGGCGCGCGGGGCCTCGGATGACAAGGGCCAGTTGATGACCTTTCTGGAGGCTCTGCGCGCCTGGAAGGCCGAAACGGGCCAGCTGCCCTGCAAGCTGACGATCTTTCTGGAGGGAGAAGAGGAATCGGGCTCGCCCTCGCTCATCCCGTTCCTGCAAGACAATGCGGCTGAATTGCAGGCCGATATCGCGCTGATCTGCGACACTGGCCTGTTTCAGGATACCGCCCCTGCGATTGTCACCATGCTGCGCGGGCTGCTGGGCGAAGAGATCACCCTGCACGCCGCCAACAAGGATCTTCATTCCGGCATGTTCGGCGGGCTGGCAGCCAACCCGATCCGCGCGCTGACCCGCATCCTTGCCAATCTGCATGACGATCAGGGCCGCATCACCCTGCCCGGCTTTTACGATGGCGTCAGCGAATTGCCCGATGCGATTCGCGCCCAATGGCAAAACCTTGCCTTCGATCACGCGGCCTTCCTCGGTGATGTCGGGCTGTCGGTGCCCGCGGGAGAGCTGGACCGCACGCCGCTGGAAATGCTCTGGTCGCGCCCGACGGCCGAGGTGAATGGCATCTGGGGCGGCTATACCGGCGACGGGTTCAAGACCGTGCTGCCCGCCGAAGCCCATGCCAAGGTCAGCTTCCGCCTTGTCGGCACCCAGGATCCCCATGCGATCCGCGCCGCGTTCCGCGCCTGGGTGCAGGCGCAATTGCCTGCCGATTGCAGCGCCACATTCACCGAACACGGTGCGAGCCCGGCGGGCCTGATGCAGATCACCCACCCCGCCTTCGAGGCCGCCCGCGCCGCGCTTGGCGATGAATGGGGGCGCGCTGCCGCCTATGTCGGCTGCGGCGGGTCGATCCCGATTGCCGGATATTTCAAGACCTATCTCGGCATGGATGCGATGCTGCTGGGCTTTGCCCGCGATGATGACCAGATCCATTCGCCCAATGAAAAATACGATGTGGAATGTTTCCACAAGGGCATCCGCTCCTGGGCGCGACTGCTGGCGCGGCTGGCATGACGGTTCAGATCCGCACGGCCGCAGCCGCAGACGAAACCGGATGGCGCGCCCTCTGGGACGCCTATCTGGCATTCTACAACGTCAGCCTCGATCCCGCGATCACCGCCCACACCTGGGCGCGCATCCTTGATCCCGCCTCGCCGCTCACGGCGCGGCTGGGCTTTGTCGATGGCAGGATGCAGGGATTCGCCCTGCATCATCACCACGCCTCGACCTGGGTCATGGGCGAGGATTGTTATCTGGAGGATCTGTTTGTCGCGGATTCGGCGCGGGGCCATGGGCTTGGCCGCGCCTTGATCGACGATCTGAAGGCGCTGGCCAAGGCGGCGGGCTGGCATCGGCTGTATTGGCACACCGACGAGGGCAATGCCCGCGCCCGTGCGCTATATGATTCCTATGCGCCCTATGATGGCCATGTGCGCTACCGGATCACCTTGTGACCCTCTGCTGCGGGGCCGGATCACCCGGCCCTGCGGCGCAGCCCAATTCCGGAAACGGCGAAAGCCGGACCTGATGGCCCGGCTTTTCGTCGTATAATGGAAAGTCTTGAAACTGGCGCGGTGGACGGGGCTCGAACCCGCGACCCCCGGCGTGACAGGCCGGTACTCTAACCAACTGAGCTACCACCGCGCACTGTTTCAGACATCCGGGGCGAAGGCGGGCGGTGGCGCGGTGGACGGGGCTCGAACCCGCGACCCCCGGCGTGACAGGCCGGTACTCTAACCAACTGAGCTACCACCGCATTGCCGCCCGAGCCTTCGCCCGGATGTGTGGAGGGTATTACGGAAGCCCGCGTGCGCCGTCAAGCGCCCCAAAGCGGATTTCTTTCATAATCTCGCAAATATCTGGAAAGGCGTTACTTTTCGGGTGCCGGGATGAACTCGGCGTCATCTGCCGGTGGCAGTCGGAACCTTCCATGCGCCCAATCCCCCGCGCGCCAGGCTTCTTTGGCCGCATCAATGCGCGCCTGGCTGGAGGCCACGAAGTTCCACCAGATAAAGCGCGGCCCATCCATCGTGGCACCGCCCAGAACCATGACCCGCGCGCCCGACTCTCCGGCCTTCACGCTGATCCGGTCGCCCGGACGGAAGATCAGCATCTGGCCCGGCCCGAACACCTGCCCGCCCACCGACACCTCCCCGCTCAGCACATAGACCCCGCGATCTTCGTGATCGTCGGGCAAGGGCAGCTGCGCCCCCGCCATCAGCACGGCATCGGCATAGATGGTTTCGCTGGCCACCGGCACCGGCGCGCGCGCGCCCCAGCCATGGCCAAGGATCAGCCGCACCTGCTTGCCCTCGCCCTCCAGCATCGGCAAGTCGTCCTTCGGGCTGTGATGGAAGGCGGCCGGATTGTCCTCGGCGTCTTTCGGCAAGGCGACCCAGCTTTGCAGGCCAAACATCTTGTGCGGCGCGCGGCGAATCTCGCCATCCGTGCGTTCGGAATGGGTGATGCCCTGCCCCGCCACCATCAGGTTCACCTCGCCCGGTTCGATCCATCGGTCGGTGCCCAGGCTGTCGCGGTGGTGCAGCTTGCCCTTCAGCAGATAGGTTACGGTGGCGAGACCGATATGCGGATGCGGGCGCACGTCGATGCCCTGCCCGGTCAGAAACTCTGCCGGTCCCATCTGGTCGAAAAAGATGAATGGGCCGACCATCTGCCGCTGCACCGAGGGCAGCGCCCGGCGCACCTCGAAGCCGCCCAGATCGCGGGCGCGCGCCACGATGACCGTCTCGATGGCGTCCACGGCATCGCCAAGCGGAATGTCGGGGTCCAATGCGGGGTTCCAGCTCATGTCGTCCTCCTGTTCTGCTGTTCCCAACATAGGCTCAGAGGCGGCACAGGTCATCTGCTGCAATCGGCAAAGACCTGTGCAAACGGGACGGATACCTACAGGCGCGGAGCAGGAATGCAAAAGGGCCGGGGTTTCCCCCGGCCCGTCGGCATCGCAATTGGAAAAGGCTTATTCGGCCTTGGTGGCTTCGATCGAGATCTGCACCGTCACGTCATCGCCGACGAAGGGCGCGAACTGGCCCAGATTGTATTCGGTGCGCTTCAGGACCGTGGTGCCGGTGAAGCCCAGCCACGGCTTTTTCGCCATCGGATGTTCGCCCGCCTGCGTCAGCGCCGCATCCAGCACCACCGATTTGGTCACGCCGTTCAGCGTCAGGTCGCCGGTGATCTTGGCGGTCTTTTCGCCGGTCACTTCGATGCCGGTGGATTTGAAGCTGACCATCTCGTCATCGGTCGCATCAAAGAAATCCGCGGTCATGAAGTGGTCGAAGCGCTCTTGCCAGCCGGTCAGCATGGTCTTGACCGGGAAGGACACTTCAACGCTGGAATTGGCCGGGGCCTCGGCGTCGAACGTGATCTTGCCGTCAAACCCCGAGAACAGGCCATAGGTGGTCGAATAGCCAAGGTGGTTGTAGCTGAACAGGATCTGGCTGTGGCTGGGATCCAGCACATAGGCCTCCGGTGCAGCGAAAACCGGGGCGGCGGCAAGCGCGCCAAGCAGGGAAAGGGTGGAAAGGCGGATCACGAGGACACTCCGTCTGTTGAATTCATCAGTTGATCGCAGCCCATGCTGCATGTGCAAACAGATAGCGATCCGGCCCATCTGCACACAACTCACTGAATCCGAACAGGGTCTGTTCGCTCACGAACAGTCACCTTTGCGCCAGCCGGTGAAACACCGATCAGGATTGCGCCATCAGGCGCAGCATCCTTGTGCGCTCGCCACTGTCGCCGGGATCCGAGATGGCCGCCGCCAGCCCTTCCAGCGAGGCAATGGAATGGCCCGCGCGAAAGGCATCGACATGCGGCATCATCGCGCGGATTCCGGTGGCCCTGGGGGCGAATCCCTCCCAGCGCAGCAAGGGGTTCAGCCAGATCAGGCGGCGCGCCGACAGGTGCAGCCGCTCCATCTCGCGCGCCAGTTGCCCGGTATCGTCGCGGTCCAGCCCGTCGGTGATCAGCAGCACCACCGCGCCCTGCCCCAGCACGCGGCGCGACCAATCGCGGTTGAACAGATGCAGGCAGGCGCCGATCCGCGTGCCGCCCGACCAGTCCTGCGCCTCGGCCCCCGCCGCCTTCAGCGCCGCATCCACATCGCGGTGGCGCAGATGGCGGGTGATATTGGTCAGCCGCGTGCCAAAGGTGAAGCCATGCACCCGCGCCCAGCCCTGCCCCTTGCGATTGGCGACCGCGTGCAGGAAATGCAGCACCATCCGGCTGTATTGCGACATGGAGCCGGAAATATCGCAGATCACCACCAGATTGGGCCAGCGCGTGGTCGGGCTGCGATGCGCCAGCGCAGTGATCTCGCCGCCCCGGCGCAGGCTGTCGCGCAGGGTGCGCCGCCCATCGGGTCGCCGCCCCAGCGCATCCGCCGCCAGCCGGCGCGAGGGCAAGGGTTTCACCGGCAGCGCCAGCCGCGCCAGCATCCGCTTCGCCTCGGCCATTTCGGCAAGGCTCATCTGTTCAAAATCCAGGGTTTTCAGGCGCTCTTCGCGCGAGAGCGTGGCAGAGGCATCAATCTCCACCTGCTCATCCCCGGTCTGATCCGGCCCGGCCTGCGGCACATCGCGGTTGGCCCCGTCCAGCAGCGCCTCGGCGGCGCGTTTTTCGGCAGCCTCTGCCAGACGTTCCTCCTGCACGCCGCGGATGGCGGGCAGCATCAGGCTCATCATCTGTTCCATATAGCGCGGGTCGCGCCAGTACAGGCGGAAGATCTGCCGGAACACCGGGCGATGTTCGGGGCGATTGACGAAACAGGCGTGCAGCGTCCAATAGAAATCGCGTTTTTCGGTAAAGCCCACCGCCTCCACCGCGCGGATCGCATCAATCACCCGCCCCGGCCCGATTGGCAGCCCTGCCTTGCGCAAGGCCCGCGCGAACCACAAGATGTTGCGGCTCAACTCACCCTGTTCGGGCAGATCCAGATCCGCATAAACCGCCATGTGCCCCCTGCCTGCCCAACCGCCCTGCCGCAGCATAGGCGCAAAGCGCGCGTATCGCGCACTGCCATTAGGTCGGGGTTTGCGATCTGTCGCAAGGGTCAGCTTTGCGCAAACCGGGGCTTGCCCATCCCGATCCGATCCGGTATCGGAAGCGCGGGGGCTGTTAGCTCAGTTGGTAGAGCGCTTCGTTTACACCGAAGATGTCGGCGGTTCGAGTCCGTCACGGCCCACCAGTCCCCTCCCTCGCCATGGAAGTCAGTAGATCTTCTTGCGGATCCGGCGCAGGCCCAGCCAGACCGCGCCGATCACCAGCGGGGTCAGGATCGCCGTGGCCATGCCCTTGCTCAGCCCCACCGCCTCGGTCAGCGGATAGGCGGCATAGGCGGCGAGGCTGACGGCGTAATAGCTGATCGCCACCACCGACAACCCTTCGACCGTATGTTGCAGGCGCAGCGCCAGATCGGCGCGGCGGTCCATGCTTTCCAGCAGCTTCTGATTCTGCGCCGAGCGTTCGACATCGACCCGGGTGCGCAGCAATTCCGCCGCGCGCTGCGCGCGTTCGGCCATGGCCGCCAGCCGGTTTTCGGTGGATTTCACCGTGCGCATCGCCGGATCATAGCGCCGCATCATGAATTCGCCAAAGGTCTGCCGCCCCTGCAACCGGGTTTCGCGCAGCACTTCGATCCGCTGGTTGACGATGGCCTCATAGGCCCCGGTCGCGCCAAAGCGGAACGAAAAGCGCACGGCAAGGCTTTCCAGCTCGGCCGAGATCGACAGCAATTCGTTCAACGCGTCCTCGGGCGAGTGGTTGGACGCATCCAGCCCCGAGACCAGCGCCGACAGCTTGGGGTCCAGCGCATTCAGCCGCGCCGACAATTCGCGCGACCGCATCAGCCCCAGCATCGACATGGCGCGATAGGTCTCGATCTCGCACAGGCGCTGCACGATCCGGCCAATGCGCCGCGCCCCCACGCCCTCGCGCACAAAGACCACAAAGCGCATATGCCCGGCGGCATCTATGCGAAAATCCCCGGCGATGACGGCAGCCCCATCCACCACCCAGGACACCGCAAGGCTTTCGGCCACAAACCATTCCTCAAGCCGCGCCAGCACCTCCTCTTCGGAGTCGGGCAGACGTTCGACCCGGATCAGCACCGAGGCCAGACGTTTGCCGGGGGCCACCGCCAGCCACTCCGCCGGAAACACCTTGGCCTCCATCGGGTCGAAGGGCCGGTCGGACAGGCCGGGCGTGAAGGCCGAATAGGTGACGAACTCGGTATGGCTTTCCCATTTCAGTTCGGCCCGGCCAATGGAGCCGGAGAAATGCGTGGCATCCGGTTGCGGGTGGCCCGATCCGTGCCGGTCCAGCAGTGCCAGCAGATGCGCACGGTCGGCGGCACGGTCACGGTTTGCCGCATCATCGGGTTCCTTGATCGCCACATAGGCGGCCATGCAAGGCACATGCAGCGCCGGAAACGGCCGGGCGTGCAGCTCGTTGACCAGGGAGTAGCGCAGGGGGTGATCGGGGATCGGGGGCATCGGCACTTCCGCAGGGTTTTCCCCTTCTTTCCGCAGCGGAAGGCGCTTTTGAAAGGGATTTGTCGGGATGCCGGGGTATGCCGCAAGGCTGTTGCAGAAATGACAAAGCCCCGGCTTTCTGCCGGGGCCCTGTGCTGTTTTTTACATCGCCCTGTGACTGAACGCGGCGCGTCCGATCACTCGATCATCGGCAGCAGCTGGTCGATGCTCTTCTTGGCATCACCATAGAACATGCGCGTATTCTCTTTGTAGAACAGCGGGTTCTCGATGCCGGAATAGCCAGTGCCCTGACCACGTTTGCTGACGAACACCTGTTTCGCCTTCCAGCATTCCAGCACCGGCATGCCGGCGATGGGGCTGTTCGGGTCTTCCTGTGCCGCCGGGTTCACGATGTCGTTCGAGCCGATGACGATGGCCACATCGGTGGAGGGGAAATCCTCGTTGATCTCGTCCATTTCCAGCACGATGTCATAGGGCACCTTCGCCTCGGCCAGCAGCACGTTCATGTGCCCCGGCAGACGGCCCGCGACCGGGTGGATGGCAAAGCGCACGGTCTTGCCCTTGGCGCGCAGCTTGCGCGTCAGTTCCGACACCGATTGCTGTGCCTGTGCCACCGCCATGCCATAGCCCGGAATGATGATGACCGAATCCGCATCATTCAGCGCCGCCGCCACACCATCGGCATCAATGGCGATCTGTTCGCCGGTGACTTCCATCGCGGGGCCGGTGGTGCCACCGAAACCGCCGAGGATCACGCTGATGAACGAGCGGTTCATCGCCTTGCACATGATGTAGGACAGGATCGCCCCCGAGGAGCCGACCAGCGCGCCAACCACGATCAGCAGGTCATTCGACAGCGAGAAGCCGATCGCCGCCGCCGCCCAGCCGGAATAGCTGTTCAGCATCGACACCACCACCGGCATGTCGGCGCCGCCGATGCCCATGATCAGATGATAGCCGATGAACAGCGCCGCCACCGTCATCACCAGCAGGGCCAGCGTGCTGCCCGATTGCAGATAGACCACCAGCAACACCAGCGAGATCAGCGCCGAGCCCGCGTTCAGAACATGGCCGCCCGGCAGCTTTTTCGCCTTGCCATCCACCTTGCCCGCCAGCTTGCCAAAGGCAATGACAGAGCCGGTGAAGGTGACGGCCCCGATGAACACGCCAAGGAAAGTTTCCACCCGCAGGATGGCGATTTCCACGCCCGACTTATGCGCGATCACACCGGCAAAGCCGTCCAGCGCGGCCCGCGCCGCTTCGTCCAGCGCGGCGACCTGCACCATCTCGATATGGGTGTTGAAGCCAATGAACACCGCTGCAAGGCCGACGAGGCTGTGCATCGCCGCCACAAGCTGTGGCATCTCGGTCATCTGCACGCGCTTGGCCACAACCCAGCCAATCGCGCCGCCTGCCGCGACCATGATCACAGAGATCAGCCAGTTGCCCGCACCCGGGCCATAAAGCGTGGCCGCAACCGCCAGCGCCATGCCGACAATGCCATACCACACGGCGCGTTTCGCGCTTTCCTGGCCGGACAGACCGCCCAGGGATTGAATGAACAGAACTGCCGCAACGACATAGGCGGCCGTGGTGAATCCGTATTCCATTGCTCGGCCTCCCCCTTAAGACTTCTGGAACATGGCGAGCATCCGCCGGGTGACCATGAAGCCCCCGAAGATGTTGATCCCGGCCATGAAGACCGACAGCGCCGCCAGCACGACCACGAGCAGGCTGCCCGATCCGATCTGCATCAATGCGCCCAGAATGATGATCGACGAAATCGCGTTGGTCACGGCCATCAGAGGCGTGTGCAGCGAATGCGACACGTTCCAGATGACCTGCACGCCGACATAGACCGACAGCACGAACACGATGAAATGCGACATGAAGCTGGCGGGGGCATAAAGCCCGGCCAGCAGGATCAGCGCGCCACCGCCGACCAACATGCCGATCTGGTTGCGGGTCTGTGCCTTGAAGGCCGCGGTTTCCTGTGCGCGCTTCTCTTCCGGCGTCAGCTCCTTGGCCTTTTCCTTCGGTTTCTGCGCCGCGATGGCAGCCACTTTCGGCGGCGGCGGCGGGAAGGTGATCACCCCTTCATGTGTGGCCGTCGCGCCGCGGATCACGTCATCTTCCATATTGTGGAAGATGACGCCGTCTTTCTTGGGCGTCAGATCCGTCAGCATGTGGCGGATATTGGTCGAATAAAGCGTGGAGGCCTGCGCCGCCATCCGGCTCGGGAAATCGGTATACCCGACCACCGTCACGCCATTGTCGCTGACGATCTTCTGATCCGGAACCGTCAGATCACAGTTGCCGCCGCGTTCCGCCGCCAAGTCAACGATGACCGAGCCGGGCTTCATCAGCGCCACCATATCGGCCGTCCACAGCTTGGGTGCGGGACGTCCGGGGATCAGCGCCGTGGTGATGACGATATCCATTTCGGGGGCCAGCTCGCGGAATTTCGCCAGCTGCTTTTCGCGGAATTCGGGGCTGGAGGGGGCCGCATAGCCGCCGGTCGCCGCACCGTCCTGCGCCTGTTCGAATTCGAGGAACACGAAATTCGCGCCCATGCTCTCGATCTGTTCGGCCACTTCGGGGCGCACGTCAAAGGCGTTGACGATGGCACCCAGGCTGACTGCTGTGCCGATGGCAGCAAGACCCGCCACACCGGCGCCCACGATCAGCACCTTGGCCGGGGGAACCTTGCCCGCAGCCGTCACCTGCCCGGTGAAGAAGCGGCCAAAATTGCTGCCCGCCTCGATCACCGCACGGTAGCCCGCGATATTGGCCATCGACGACAGCGCATCCATCTTCTGCGCCCGGCTGATACGCGGCACCATGTCCATGGCGATCACGGTCGCGCCACGCGCCTTTGCCGCCTCCAGCAGCTCGGGGTTCTGCGCGGGCCAGAAGAAGCTGATCAGCGTCTGGCCGACGCGCAGCATCGCCACTTCCGACATCTCGGGGCCGCGCACCTTGACGATGACATCCGCCGCATCAATCACCGCCTGCGCCGAGGGCAGAACCTCGACACCCGCCGCAAGATATACCGCGTCGGAAAAGCCCGCCTTCGCGCCCGCCCCGGTTTCTATCACACATGTATGGCCCAGTTTGACCAGTTGCAGGGCCGAATCCGGCGTCATCGAAACGCGGTTCTCTCCCTGATAGATCTCTCTCAGTGCACCAATCTTCACTGGATCTCCCCCGTATGGATGCGCCGGGTGGCGCAGAATCTTTCAAACTTCACTAGAGCCTGCGCAACAAAATTACAAAGCAAAATTGCTGCTCTGCGGCATACTTTGGTCTTGGCGCTGCGGCAGCTGCCGTTTTTTGCCGTTTTCCTGCCCGTGCTCTGGTGTCCGCGATCACTCGCCTGCGCGATCTTCCGCCCATGCTGTTCACAAACGGCATATTCCCGTTGATTTCCGACTTTG
Encoded here:
- a CDS encoding DUF4189 domain-containing protein, with amino-acid sequence MMWFGAPALAGLCCLTLAGAAAAESLTGKAAAKLMYPAEGSAVEMQSQEGLSAQDTAALTLVGTGQPYYGAIAISPAEGLMVEATVASVNYHDTDAAQAAALKGCEAKRKGAVACQVVALIRPEGWEARDLQLSADATAALKAHYAAPGALAISASTGLFGLAKGDAAGDAAVKACEDKAKAGDCTVVIAD
- a CDS encoding M20/M25/M40 family metallo-hydrolase, which encodes MPHDPQAPDAVLARIDAMLPAALDRLMDLLRIPSISTDPAFKADCDRAADWLVADLQSLGFDAAKRPTPGHPMVVAHGDGPADASGPHLLFYGHYDVQPVDPLSLWDRDPFDPALENTPKGQVIRARGASDDKGQLMTFLEALRAWKAETGQLPCKLTIFLEGEEESGSPSLIPFLQDNAAELQADIALICDTGLFQDTAPAIVTMLRGLLGEEITLHAANKDLHSGMFGGLAANPIRALTRILANLHDDQGRITLPGFYDGVSELPDAIRAQWQNLAFDHAAFLGDVGLSVPAGELDRTPLEMLWSRPTAEVNGIWGGYTGDGFKTVLPAEAHAKVSFRLVGTQDPHAIRAAFRAWVQAQLPADCSATFTEHGASPAGLMQITHPAFEAARAALGDEWGRAAAYVGCGGSIPIAGYFKTYLGMDAMLLGFARDDDQIHSPNEKYDVECFHKGIRSWARLLARLA
- a CDS encoding GNAT family N-acetyltransferase; this translates as MTVQIRTAAAADETGWRALWDAYLAFYNVSLDPAITAHTWARILDPASPLTARLGFVDGRMQGFALHHHHASTWVMGEDCYLEDLFVADSARGHGLGRALIDDLKALAKAAGWHRLYWHTDEGNARARALYDSYAPYDGHVRYRITL
- a CDS encoding pirin family protein, giving the protein MSWNPALDPDIPLGDAVDAIETVIVARARDLGGFEVRRALPSVQRQMVGPFIFFDQMGPAEFLTGQGIDVRPHPHIGLATVTYLLKGKLHHRDSLGTDRWIEPGEVNLMVAGQGITHSERTDGEIRRAPHKMFGLQSWVALPKDAEDNPAAFHHSPKDDLPMLEGEGKQVRLILGHGWGARAPVPVASETIYADAVLMAGAQLPLPDDHEDRGVYVLSGEVSVGGQVFGPGQMLIFRPGDRISVKAGESGARVMVLGGATMDGPRFIWWNFVASSQARIDAAKEAWRAGDWAHGRFRLPPADDAEFIPAPEK
- a CDS encoding YceI family protein; amino-acid sequence: MIRLSTLSLLGALAAAPVFAAPEAYVLDPSHSQILFSYNHLGYSTTYGLFSGFDGKITFDAEAPANSSVEVSFPVKTMLTGWQERFDHFMTADFFDATDDEMVSFKSTGIEVTGEKTAKITGDLTLNGVTKSVVLDAALTQAGEHPMAKKPWLGFTGTTVLKRTEYNLGQFAPFVGDDVTVQISIEATKAE
- a CDS encoding vWA domain-containing protein, with translation MAVYADLDLPEQGELSRNILWFARALRKAGLPIGPGRVIDAIRAVEAVGFTEKRDFYWTLHACFVNRPEHRPVFRQIFRLYWRDPRYMEQMMSLMLPAIRGVQEERLAEAAEKRAAEALLDGANRDVPQAGPDQTGDEQVEIDASATLSREERLKTLDFEQMSLAEMAEAKRMLARLALPVKPLPSRRLAADALGRRPDGRRTLRDSLRRGGEITALAHRSPTTRWPNLVVICDISGSMSQYSRMVLHFLHAVANRKGQGWARVHGFTFGTRLTNITRHLRHRDVDAALKAAGAEAQDWSGGTRIGACLHLFNRDWSRRVLGQGAVVLLITDGLDRDDTGQLAREMERLHLSARRLIWLNPLLRWEGFAPRATGIRAMMPHVDAFRAGHSIASLEGLAAAISDPGDSGERTRMLRLMAQS
- a CDS encoding DUF3422 family protein, whose product is MPPIPDHPLRYSLVNELHARPFPALHVPCMAAYVAIKEPDDAANRDRAADRAHLLALLDRHGSGHPQPDATHFSGSIGRAELKWESHTEFVTYSAFTPGLSDRPFDPMEAKVFPAEWLAVAPGKRLASVLIRVERLPDSEEEVLARLEEWFVAESLAVSWVVDGAAVIAGDFRIDAAGHMRFVVFVREGVGARRIGRIVQRLCEIETYRAMSMLGLMRSRELSARLNALDPKLSALVSGLDASNHSPEDALNELLSISAELESLAVRFSFRFGATGAYEAIVNQRIEVLRETRLQGRQTFGEFMMRRYDPAMRTVKSTENRLAAMAERAQRAAELLRTRVDVERSAQNQKLLESMDRRADLALRLQHTVEGLSVVAISYYAVSLAAYAAYPLTEAVGLSKGMATAILTPLVIGAVWLGLRRIRKKIY
- a CDS encoding NAD(P)(+) transhydrogenase (Re/Si-specific) subunit beta, coding for MEYGFTTAAYVVAAVLFIQSLGGLSGQESAKRAVWYGIVGMALAVAATLYGPGAGNWLISVIMVAAGGAIGWVVAKRVQMTEMPQLVAAMHSLVGLAAVFIGFNTHIEMVQVAALDEAARAALDGFAGVIAHKSGVEIAILRVETFLGVFIGAVTFTGSVIAFGKLAGKVDGKAKKLPGGHVLNAGSALISLVLLVVYLQSGSTLALLVMTVAALFIGYHLIMGIGGADMPVVVSMLNSYSGWAAAAIGFSLSNDLLIVVGALVGSSGAILSYIMCKAMNRSFISVILGGFGGTTGPAMEVTGEQIAIDADGVAAALNDADSVIIIPGYGMAVAQAQQSVSELTRKLRAKGKTVRFAIHPVAGRLPGHMNVLLAEAKVPYDIVLEMDEINEDFPSTDVAIVIGSNDIVNPAAQEDPNSPIAGMPVLECWKAKQVFVSKRGQGTGYSGIENPLFYKENTRMFYGDAKKSIDQLLPMIE
- a CDS encoding Re/Si-specific NAD(P)(+) transhydrogenase subunit alpha; translated protein: MKIGALREIYQGENRVSMTPDSALQLVKLGHTCVIETGAGAKAGFSDAVYLAAGVEVLPSAQAVIDAADVIVKVRGPEMSEVAMLRVGQTLISFFWPAQNPELLEAAKARGATVIAMDMVPRISRAQKMDALSSMANIAGYRAVIEAGSNFGRFFTGQVTAAGKVPPAKVLIVGAGVAGLAAIGTAVSLGAIVNAFDVRPEVAEQIESMGANFVFLEFEQAQDGAATGGYAAPSSPEFREKQLAKFRELAPEMDIVITTALIPGRPAPKLWTADMVALMKPGSVIVDLAAERGGNCDLTVPDQKIVSDNGVTVVGYTDFPSRMAAQASTLYSTNIRHMLTDLTPKKDGVIFHNMEDDVIRGATATHEGVITFPPPPPKVAAIAAQKPKEKAKELTPEEKRAQETAAFKAQTRNQIGMLVGGGALILLAGLYAPASFMSHFIVFVLSVYVGVQVIWNVSHSLHTPLMAVTNAISSIIILGALMQIGSGSLLVVVLAALSVFMAGINIFGGFMVTRRMLAMFQKS